The following nucleotide sequence is from Deinococcus ruber.
AGGACTTGCCTGCTCGGCCAGCCACGAGAAGGCGTGAAAGCCCTCCTGGGCGTTCTGGGCGCGGGCTGCCAGCCCCACCACTGCCGCGTAACGCACGCTCGGCTCGGCGGGCAGGCGCAGGCTCACCGAGTCGCCGCGCAGCACCATTTCCAGATCGGGAAGCTGCTCGTACAGCCGCACGAAGGCGGCGAATTCCGATCCTGCACCCTCTCCGATGGCGGGAGCCACGTCCAGTCCGGCGCGGTGCAGTCTGGCGGCCATTTCCCAGGCGCGGGGGCTGGGCCAGGCGGGTTGGGCGGTGTCGAGCCGGTGAAGCTGTTCGGGCCGGAACGTCAGGAAGGCCAGCACGTGTTCATGCAGGCCCCGCGCCAGGGCGTAGCTGCGAAACGCCTCGAAATCGGGCCGCACCGTCAGGTGCAGGAATCTGTTGGCGAGCGGCGCGGGCATGTCGAAGACGCTGGCTCGGTCTTCCTTGCGGTTGCCTGCGGCCCACACGAACCAGCCGTCCGGCAGTTCGTAGCTGCCCACCTTGCGGTCGAGAATCAGCTGCTGCGCCATGCCCTGCATGGTGGGCGGGGCCATATT
It contains:
- a CDS encoding ATP-binding protein; this translates as MSMTPAELAQYLSALITQSLPLSTMIWGPPGVGKSSVVAQVAQQHGLDFVDVRLSQLAPTDLRGLPVAQANENGVGGVSRWYPPEFLPTSGRGVLFLDEVNMAPPTMQGMAQQLILDRKVGSYELPDGWFVWAAGNRKEDRASVFDMPAPLANRFLHLTVRPDFEAFRSYALARGLHEHVLAFLTFRPEQLHRLDTAQPAWPSPRAWEMAARLHRAGLDVAPAIGEGAGSEFAAFVRLYEQLPDLEMVLRGDSVSLRLPAEPSVRYAAVVGLAARAQNAQEGFHAFSWLAEQASPEWLQLYVATLVSKFQAVGQLGELVGLMEREPKLAELIQGAVDLAEG